CTCCTAATGACCAACAAGATGGTGAAGCTGCTCCGAAAGAACTTTCTTCCATGGCTCCGGGTGCACCTGCTGAGGATGGATACAATTGGAGGAAATATGGGCAGAAACAGGTAAAAGGTAGTGAATACCCACGAAGTTACTATAAATGCACTCACCTGAATTGCCAGATGAAGAAGAAGGTGGAGCGCTCACATGATGGCCACATCACGGAGATAATCTACAAGGGTGCTCACAATCACCCCAAGCCGCCTCCAAATCGCCGGTCTGGTATTCCATCTTCCCACCCATTCAATGATCCACAGATTGATGCTTCAGAGCAGCCTGGCTCACAGGCCAGCTTTGATGGCAAGCCCTTATGGGCAACAAGCACACAAAATGGAACTGGAGGCCAAGAATGGCGAGGTGATGGCCAGGAAGCATCATCATCTGCCACTGTTGCTGCTGAACACTGTGACCCTTCTACATCCATACAGACACAGGATGGCCCTCGCCTTGAATCCCAAGATGCTATAGATGTTTCATCCACTCTATCCAATGATGAAGAGGAGGAGGATCGGGCAACTCATGGCAGTGTCTCACTGGGTGGTGATGGTGAGGGGGATGAGACAGAGTCAAAAAGAAGGTTAATATTCCTTAGCTTCTTAATGATAACTTCTAGTTAGTGGCTGTGGACATCACCTTAATTTGTTTAAGCTTGCTATGGCTTAGTTCACCCTGCATTTATTATTTTGGATTTTTCCGTTTTTGTTTTAGAAAGCTCGATGCTTGTGCACTTGAAATGGGTGCTGCTTCTAGAGCAGTTCGTGAACCAAGGGTTGTGGTTCAGACAACAAGTGAGGTTGACATCCTTGATGATGGATATCGTTGGCGCAAGTATGGACAAAAGGTGGTCAAGGGAAATCCAAATCCAAGGTATGCCATGACATTATGTATAGGTCTGTCCATAATATTGAGTAATTCTCCTTCATTAGTCATTGTAAGCTTCATGCAGCAAATGCTCTAATATACGTGGTAATCTGTGGAGCATTAGTCCTTCTTTGGTCATGTTGGCCAAATGATATAAGAAAGCATAAAGAAATTTCTATTGAAATACAAATGAATTTTTTGGTGCAGGAGCTATTACAAGTGCACAAATCCAGGATGCACAGTTCGAAAGCATGTGGAGAGGGCATCGCATGATCTCAAATCAGTGATTACAACCTATGAGGGAAAGCACAACCACGATGTCCCTGCTGCAAGAAACAGCAGTCACCCAAACTCTGCACCCTCTGGAACAGCAGGCAACTCTGCATCCCAGTCTCACAGCCTTCACCGAGGACTGGAGCCAACCCAAGATGGACTGGTCAGGTTTGATGCCCCTACTTCACTTGGCACATTTTGCCTGCCTGGAAGGGAACAGTTGGGACCAGCTGCTGCTTTCTCTTTCGGGATGGGTCAGCAAGGCCTGGCAAACCTTGCGATGGCTGGATTAGGCCCTGTGGCATCAATGAAGATGCCGGTTCTTCATCCAGTCCATCCTTTTCTGGGGCATCATCAGGCTGCTGGAGCAGGGTTCCACATACTGAAAGGAGAACCCAAGGAGGAACCTGTTACGGAGTCCAGGCTGCCAATACCAAATGGAGGGCCAGTTTATCATCAGATGATGGGCAGGCTACCTCTAGGCCCTTAGCTGTAAATGATAGGTTGAGAaaagatagtatgttccggtacACCTGAAAAAGAGTGGAGAAAGTTCTTGTGctcttttttcttttagttatataTAATGCAAAAAATTCTTGCTTTCTTTTTGTTAAGTTGCACAGTTTATAGCAGAATATTTGGGAATGGGC
The DNA window shown above is from Elaeis guineensis isolate ETL-2024a chromosome 8, EG11, whole genome shotgun sequence and carries:
- the LOC105050028 gene encoding probable WRKY transcription factor 2; this translates as MAGADDNATMIGDWTSLPSPIPRTFLSTFLNEEFGSRSLSDLLAENGNEGPPPGSEKQKTSTDPKEEKVQAGVQYLSDRSIEPSLFGAHKSSLQGGLAERMAARAGFNVPKLNMARITSANVGSSSSDVRSPYLTIPPGLSPTTLLESPVFLSNSMAQPSPTTGKFPIAQHENSNTVTTSVSAFPNKSEDYSLKDVRETFSFKPHMDSSSSYFSTAEKKGASTVDQQQSLPSIEVSVQSGKHMQPPSLETGIVSLQNQQQFNHQAGFSDSSDRKDATDDVTFDQRTSDSFMGNEHSPPPNDQQDGEAAPKELSSMAPGAPAEDGYNWRKYGQKQVKGSEYPRSYYKCTHLNCQMKKKVERSHDGHITEIIYKGAHNHPKPPPNRRSGIPSSHPFNDPQIDASEQPGSQASFDGKPLWATSTQNGTGGQEWRGDGQEASSSATVAAEHCDPSTSIQTQDGPRLESQDAIDVSSTLSNDEEEEDRATHGSVSLGGDGEGDETESKRRKLDACALEMGAASRAVREPRVVVQTTSEVDILDDGYRWRKYGQKVVKGNPNPRSYYKCTNPGCTVRKHVERASHDLKSVITTYEGKHNHDVPAARNSSHPNSAPSGTAGNSASQSHSLHRGLEPTQDGLVRFDAPTSLGTFCLPGREQLGPAAAFSFGMGQQGLANLAMAGLGPVASMKMPVLHPVHPFLGHHQAAGAGFHILKGEPKEEPVTESRLPIPNGGPVYHQMMGRLPLGP